A section of the Leptotrichia sp. HSP-342 genome encodes:
- a CDS encoding DNA-directed RNA polymerase subunit omega has product MKKEKITIDELLTKIPNKYELAIVSGKIAKREFAKGKQKSEIMDEVFKDIMEDDVEIIRETNERN; this is encoded by the coding sequence ATGAAAAAAGAAAAAATAACAATAGATGAACTATTGACTAAAATACCGAATAAATATGAACTTGCAATTGTATCAGGAAAAATTGCAAAAAGAGAATTTGCTAAAGGAAAGCAAAAATCGGAAATAATGGATGAAGTTTTTAAAGATATTATGGAAGATGATGTGGAAATAATTCGTGAAACTAATGAGAGAAATTAA
- the rpoC gene encoding DNA-directed RNA polymerase subunit beta', translating into MSIRDFDSIQIKLASPEKILEWSYGEITKAETINYRTLKPEMDGLFCERIFGPSKDYECACGKYKRMRYKGMVCEKCGVEVTTSKVRRERMGHIKLATPIAHIWYSKGTPNKMSLLLGISTKELESVLYFSRYIVTDPGETGLQKGEILTEREYKLYENQFKNEFTAKMGAEGVLALLEEIDLFELEKTLQGEMDTEHSTQKRRKVIKRLKVVRDLIEAGNRPEWMILTVLPVIPADLRPMVQLDGGRFATSDLNDLYRRVINRNIRLKKLMSIKAPEIVIKNEKRMLQEAVDALIDNGRRGKPVVTQNNRELKSLSDMLKGKQGRFRQNLLGKRVDYSGRSVIVVGPNLKMNQCGLPKKMALELYKPFLMRELVKRELASNIKVAKKMVEEEDENVWELIEEIIKNHPVLLNRAPTLHRLSIQAFEPTLIEGKAIRLHPLVCSAFNADFDGDQMAVHLVLSQEAQMEAKLLMLATNNIIAPSSGRPIAVPSQDMVMGCYYMTKERKGVKGEGKSFSNKNQLITAYQNGQVAVHALVNVRIDGKTVQTTPGRLMFNTMLPKEVRDYTKTFGKGELGKLIAELYKKFGFEKTSELLDKIKEFGFHYGTLAGITVGIEDLEIPESKKAILEKAENEVAEIEEQYKSGEIIDAERYRRTVAIWDEAVSKVTKEMMDNLDEFNPVYMMANSGARGSIAQMRQLGGMRGLMADTQGRIIEMPIKANFREGLNILEFFMSSHGARKGLADTALRTADSGYLTRRLVDISHEVIVNHDDCGCEHGIVVSDLMDAGEVIEKLSERIYGRNLATDLIHEGKVIAERNTLITDDLIRKIEELDIREVEIRTPLTCKLEKGVCKKCYGLDLSNHKEILKGEAVGVIAAQSIGEPGTQLTMRTFHTGGVATAASVQSDYKADVSGKVKLKDISVLVNEEGKEIVVSQNGRVIIGKHRYEVPSGSTLHVKDGDSVKKGQVLVEFDPYQIPIITSVEGKVEFRDIYVRENIDVKYGVTEKVAIKPVESNDVNPRIIIYTKDDKKVEYAVPYGAYLMVSEGETVKKGQIITKILKTGEGNKDITGGLPRVQELFEARNPKGKAILSEVAGRVVFSDKKKKGMRLILIEDPESGELIQEYTVPVGEHLVVTNEMLIEKGAKITDGPVSPHDILKIKGLVEAQQFILESVQQVYREQGVAVNDKHIEIIVKQMFQKIKVKEAGDSLFLEDELIDKKIVERENEILISKGKRPATYEPVIQGITKAAVNTESFISAASFQETTKVLANAAVEGKTDRLEGLKENVIIGKKVPGGTGFNDYKYLDAVLKNDIVEEEAVETEVEVDGEKVEVTETLGSLKDNPNEIIETVEETAEVE; encoded by the coding sequence ATGAGTATAAGAGATTTTGACAGTATTCAAATAAAATTGGCATCGCCAGAAAAGATTTTGGAATGGTCGTATGGTGAAATTACAAAAGCCGAAACAATAAATTATAGAACTTTAAAACCTGAAATGGACGGATTATTCTGTGAGAGAATATTTGGACCATCTAAGGATTATGAATGTGCCTGTGGTAAGTACAAGAGAATGCGTTACAAAGGCATGGTATGTGAAAAATGTGGTGTTGAAGTGACAACTTCAAAAGTTAGACGTGAAAGAATGGGACATATAAAACTTGCTACTCCAATTGCACATATCTGGTATTCTAAAGGTACGCCTAACAAAATGAGCCTTTTATTGGGAATCAGTACGAAAGAATTGGAATCAGTTCTATATTTTTCAAGATATATTGTGACTGATCCAGGAGAAACTGGGCTTCAAAAAGGTGAAATTCTGACTGAACGTGAATATAAACTATATGAAAACCAGTTTAAAAATGAATTTACAGCAAAAATGGGAGCTGAGGGAGTTCTAGCCTTGCTTGAGGAAATCGACTTGTTTGAACTAGAAAAAACTTTGCAAGGAGAAATGGATACAGAACACTCTACACAAAAAAGAAGAAAAGTTATAAAAAGATTAAAAGTAGTTAGAGATTTGATAGAAGCAGGGAACAGGCCAGAATGGATGATTTTGACTGTATTACCTGTAATTCCTGCGGATTTACGTCCGATGGTTCAATTAGATGGTGGAAGATTTGCCACTTCTGACTTGAATGATTTATATAGAAGAGTAATCAACAGAAATATCAGACTTAAAAAATTAATGTCAATAAAAGCGCCTGAAATTGTAATAAAAAATGAAAAAAGAATGCTTCAGGAAGCAGTTGACGCATTAATTGACAATGGTAGACGTGGAAAACCAGTTGTTACACAAAATAACAGGGAATTAAAATCGCTTTCTGATATGCTGAAAGGGAAACAAGGACGTTTTAGACAAAATCTACTAGGAAAACGTGTGGATTATTCAGGAAGATCGGTTATCGTCGTTGGACCAAATTTAAAAATGAATCAATGTGGACTTCCTAAAAAAATGGCACTTGAGCTGTATAAACCATTTTTAATGAGAGAACTTGTAAAAAGGGAACTTGCCTCAAATATAAAAGTGGCTAAGAAAATGGTTGAGGAAGAAGATGAAAATGTATGGGAATTGATTGAAGAAATTATTAAAAATCATCCAGTTCTTTTAAATAGGGCGCCAACATTGCATAGACTTTCAATTCAAGCTTTTGAGCCAACATTAATTGAAGGGAAAGCAATAAGACTTCATCCACTTGTATGTTCTGCTTTTAACGCAGATTTTGATGGAGACCAAATGGCAGTACACTTGGTATTGTCACAAGAAGCCCAAATGGAAGCAAAATTATTAATGCTTGCAACAAATAACATTATCGCACCATCAAGTGGTAGACCGATAGCAGTTCCATCACAAGATATGGTAATGGGATGTTATTATATGACAAAGGAAAGAAAAGGTGTTAAAGGAGAAGGAAAATCTTTCTCTAACAAAAACCAGTTAATTACAGCATACCAAAATGGACAAGTTGCAGTTCACGCACTTGTAAATGTAAGAATTGATGGAAAAACAGTACAAACTACACCTGGACGTCTTATGTTTAACACAATGCTTCCAAAAGAAGTGAGAGATTATACAAAAACTTTTGGTAAAGGTGAATTAGGAAAGTTAATCGCTGAACTGTATAAAAAATTTGGATTTGAAAAAACATCTGAACTGCTTGATAAAATTAAAGAGTTTGGATTCCACTATGGAACACTTGCTGGAATTACTGTTGGAATTGAAGATTTGGAAATTCCTGAAAGTAAAAAGGCTATTTTGGAAAAAGCTGAAAATGAAGTGGCTGAAATTGAGGAACAATATAAATCTGGAGAAATTATTGATGCAGAAAGGTACAGAAGAACAGTCGCAATATGGGATGAGGCAGTTTCAAAAGTAACTAAGGAAATGATGGATAATTTGGATGAATTCAATCCAGTTTATATGATGGCGAATTCTGGAGCCAGAGGTTCGATTGCACAAATGCGTCAACTTGGTGGAATGCGTGGACTTATGGCAGATACGCAAGGGCGTATTATCGAAATGCCAATTAAAGCCAACTTTAGAGAAGGACTTAACATTCTTGAATTCTTTATGTCATCACATGGAGCGAGAAAAGGACTTGCGGATACAGCATTAAGAACAGCGGATTCAGGATACTTAACAAGAAGACTTGTTGATATTTCACACGAAGTTATTGTAAATCATGATGATTGTGGATGTGAACACGGAATTGTCGTATCAGATTTGATGGATGCTGGGGAAGTAATCGAAAAATTAAGTGAAAGAATTTATGGAAGAAACTTGGCAACAGACTTGATTCATGAAGGAAAAGTAATTGCTGAAAGAAATACCTTAATAACTGATGATTTAATTAGAAAGATTGAAGAATTAGATATTCGTGAAGTAGAAATAAGAACGCCTTTGACATGTAAACTGGAAAAAGGAGTTTGTAAAAAATGTTATGGATTAGATCTTTCTAATCATAAGGAAATTCTTAAAGGAGAAGCAGTTGGAGTTATCGCAGCTCAATCAATTGGAGAACCTGGTACACAGCTTACAATGCGTACTTTCCATACAGGAGGGGTAGCAACAGCGGCATCTGTTCAGTCAGACTATAAAGCTGATGTTTCTGGAAAAGTTAAGCTTAAGGATATCTCTGTACTTGTAAATGAGGAAGGCAAAGAAATTGTTGTTTCACAAAATGGACGTGTAATAATAGGAAAACATAGATATGAAGTACCATCAGGCTCGACTTTACACGTAAAAGATGGAGATTCAGTTAAGAAAGGACAAGTATTGGTAGAATTTGATCCTTATCAAATACCGATTATTACTTCTGTTGAAGGAAAAGTAGAATTTAGGGATATTTACGTAAGGGAAAATATTGACGTAAAATATGGAGTTACTGAAAAAGTGGCGATAAAACCTGTGGAAAGTAATGATGTAAACCCTAGAATAATAATTTATACAAAAGATGATAAGAAAGTAGAATATGCAGTTCCTTATGGGGCATATTTAATGGTAAGTGAAGGAGAAACTGTCAAAAAAGGTCAAATTATTACAAAAATCCTAAAAACTGGAGAAGGAAATAAGGATATTACAGGAGGACTTCCTCGTGTACAAGAATTATTTGAGGCAAGAAACCCTAAAGGAAAAGCTATTCTATCAGAAGTTGCAGGGCGTGTAGTTTTCTCTGACAAAAAGAAAAAAGGTATGAGATTAATCTTGATTGAAGATCCTGAAAGTGGGGAATTAATACAAGAATATACTGTTCCTGTTGGAGAGCATTTAGTTGTAACTAATGAGATGTTAATTGAAAAAGGTGCGAAAATAACTGACGGGCCTGTTTCACCACACGATATTCTGAAAATAAAAGGACTTGTAGAAGCACAGCAATTTATTCTTGAATCAGTACAGCAAGTTTATAGAGAGCAAGGAGTTGCGGTTAACGATAAACATATTGAGATAATCGTAAAACAAATGTTCCAAAAAATTAAAGTTAAAGAAGCTGGAGATTCATTATTCCTTGAAGATGAGTTAATCGATAAAAAAATTGTGGAACGTGAAAATGAAATATTAATTTCAAAAGGAAAACGTCCAGCAACTTACGAACCAGTAATTCAAGGTATTACGAAAGCAGCTGTAAATACAGAAAGTTTCATTTCTGCGGCATCGTTCCAAGAAACTACAAAAGTTCTTGCAAATGCGGCTGTTGAAGGAAAAACAGACAGACTTGAAGGATTGAAGGAAAATGTAATCATTGGTAAAAAAGTGCCAGGAGGTACAGGATTCAATGATTATAAATATTTGGATGCAGTATTAAAAAATGATATTGTAGAAGAGGAAGCTGTGGAAACTGAAGTGGAAGTAGATGGAGAAAAAGTAGAAGTTACAGAAACTTTAGGTTCCTTAAAGGACAATCCAAATGAAATTATAGAAACTGTTGAAGAAACAGCAGAAGTTGAATAA
- the gmk gene encoding guanylate kinase: MKGKLFIISGPSGSGKSTVTKLVKDRLNIPLSISATTRQPRDGEIDGKDYFFLTKEIFEQKIKNDEFYEYANVHGNYYGTLKEVVESNLNKGLNVILEIDVQGALIAKEKKKDAVLVFFRTKDMETLEKRLRNRNTDTEEVIQTRLKNALKELEYEKKYDYTIINNDIEESCTALINIINPQN; this comes from the coding sequence ATGAAAGGAAAACTATTCATTATTTCAGGGCCTTCAGGCTCAGGAAAATCAACAGTTACAAAATTAGTAAAAGATCGACTAAATATTCCATTATCAATATCAGCTACAACTCGACAGCCAAGAGACGGAGAAATCGATGGTAAAGACTACTTTTTCTTAACTAAGGAAATTTTTGAACAAAAAATAAAAAATGATGAATTTTATGAATATGCAAATGTTCATGGAAATTATTATGGAACATTGAAAGAAGTAGTAGAAAGTAATTTAAATAAAGGATTAAATGTAATTTTGGAAATTGATGTGCAAGGTGCATTAATTGCGAAGGAAAAGAAAAAAGACGCTGTATTGGTATTTTTTCGTACAAAGGATATGGAAACTCTTGAAAAAAGGCTTCGTAACAGAAATACTGATACAGAAGAAGTTATTCAGACACGTTTAAAAAATGCGTTAAAAGAACTGGAATATGAAAAAAAATATGATTACACTATAATAAATAATGATATTGAAGAATCTTGCACAGCATTGATAAATATTATTAATCCACAAAATTGA
- the rpoB gene encoding DNA-directed RNA polymerase subunit beta, with protein MNKLIERYSFGKIVDRGEMPHFLEFQLNSYEDFLQTKVPPQKRENKGFEAIFNEIFPIESSNGLLKLEYLWYEIHDNDEPLNDELECKKRGKTYSGQLKVRLKLTNKRTGEIQETLVHFGDIPLMTDKATFIINGAERVVISQLHRSPGITFNKELNIQTGKDVFIGKIIPYKGTWLEFETDKNDILNVKIDRRKKVLLPVFLKAVDFFQNNTEIMNHFFEEKEVELSELYSKYRDTELEEVLRSRLEGSFVREDILDEETGEFVAEAEEIVDMPVIQKIIDAKVPVINIWEVKPEDRIIANALVHDSTKNNDEAVIEVFRKLRPGDLVTVDSARSLVKQMFFNPQRYDLADVGRYKVNKRLKLDVPADVIVLTKEDVLQTIEYVKNLVSGEGFTDDIDNLSNRRVRGVGELLSIQIKGGMLKMSKMVREKMTIQDITTLTPQSLLNTKPLNALILEFFGSGQLSQFMDQSNPLSELTHKRRISALGPGGLSRDRAGFEVRDVHNSHYGRICPIETPEGPNIGLIASLSTYGKVNKYGFIETPFVKINDGKADFNDIRYLAADEEEGLFIAQADTPIDKDGNFLTDEVVCRYGDEIVHIDKSKVDILDVSPKQLVSVSAGLIPFLEHDDANRALMGSNMQRQAVPLLKTQAPYVGTGLERKVAVDSGAVITSKAAGTVTFVDARKIIVTDKEGKEHYHRLLNFEKSNQSMCLHQKPIIDLGDKVKKGDIIADGPSTAGGDLALGKNILLAFMPWEGYNFEDGILISERLRKDDVFTSIHIEEFDIEARTTKLGDEEITREIPNVSEEALRNLDENGIVRIGAHVTPDDILVGKVTPKGETEPPAEEKLLRAIFGEKAKDVRDTSLRLPHGVKGTVVDVLELSKENGDDLKAGVNKLIRIYIAEKRKIMVGDKMSGRHGNKGVISRVLPVEDMPHLENGTPIDVCLNPLGVPSRMNIGQVLEVHLGLAIGDIDKYIATPVFDGASEEDVKNYLEEAGYSRTGKVKLIDGRTGQPFDNPVTVGRMYMLKLHHLVEDKMHARAIGPYSLVTQQPLGGKAQFGGQRLGEMEVWALEAYGASNILQEMLTVKSDDISGRTKTYEAIVKGQAMPEADAPESFRVLIKEFQSLGLDVALYDKDGEQIELDKNIDA; from the coding sequence ATGAACAAACTTATTGAAAGATATAGTTTCGGAAAAATAGTAGACAGAGGGGAAATGCCACACTTTTTAGAATTTCAATTAAATTCTTATGAAGATTTTTTACAGACTAAAGTGCCACCTCAAAAAAGAGAAAATAAAGGATTTGAAGCAATCTTTAATGAAATTTTTCCAATTGAATCCAGCAATGGGTTACTAAAATTAGAATACTTATGGTATGAAATTCACGATAATGATGAACCTTTAAATGATGAATTGGAATGTAAAAAAAGAGGTAAAACATATTCTGGACAATTAAAAGTTAGATTAAAATTAACTAACAAGAGAACAGGAGAAATTCAGGAAACATTAGTTCATTTCGGAGATATACCACTTATGACTGATAAAGCGACATTTATTATAAATGGTGCTGAAAGAGTCGTTATTTCTCAATTACACAGATCACCAGGAATTACTTTTAACAAGGAATTAAATATTCAGACAGGAAAAGATGTGTTTATTGGGAAAATTATCCCTTATAAAGGAACATGGCTTGAATTTGAAACTGATAAAAATGACATCTTAAATGTAAAAATTGATAGAAGAAAGAAAGTATTATTACCAGTATTTTTAAAAGCGGTTGATTTTTTCCAAAATAATACGGAAATTATGAATCATTTCTTTGAAGAAAAAGAAGTAGAGTTGTCAGAACTTTATTCAAAATATAGAGATACTGAGCTGGAAGAAGTTTTGCGTTCAAGATTAGAAGGAAGTTTTGTAAGGGAAGATATTTTAGATGAAGAAACAGGAGAGTTTGTTGCAGAAGCAGAAGAAATTGTTGATATGCCTGTAATTCAGAAAATAATAGATGCAAAAGTGCCTGTAATTAATATTTGGGAAGTAAAGCCTGAGGATAGAATTATTGCAAATGCTTTAGTACATGACAGCACAAAAAATAATGATGAAGCCGTTATTGAAGTGTTTAGAAAATTGCGTCCAGGAGACTTAGTAACTGTAGACAGTGCCAGATCGCTTGTTAAACAGATGTTCTTTAATCCTCAAAGATACGATTTGGCAGATGTTGGAAGATACAAGGTTAACAAAAGATTAAAACTGGATGTTCCAGCTGATGTAATCGTATTGACAAAAGAGGATGTTTTGCAGACTATTGAGTATGTAAAAAATCTTGTAAGCGGAGAAGGCTTCACGGATGATATTGACAACTTGTCAAATAGACGTGTAAGAGGTGTTGGAGAGCTGCTTTCTATCCAAATAAAAGGTGGAATGCTTAAAATGTCTAAAATGGTTAGAGAAAAAATGACAATCCAAGATATTACGACATTGACTCCGCAAAGTTTATTAAATACAAAGCCGTTAAATGCCTTAATTCTTGAGTTTTTTGGAAGTGGGCAGTTGTCACAATTTATGGATCAGTCTAATCCATTGTCAGAATTGACTCATAAGAGAAGAATTTCAGCATTAGGACCAGGGGGACTTTCGAGAGATAGAGCAGGGTTTGAGGTGCGTGACGTTCATAACTCGCATTACGGAAGAATTTGTCCAATAGAAACTCCAGAGGGACCAAATATTGGACTTATTGCTTCACTTTCAACTTATGGGAAAGTTAATAAATACGGATTTATAGAAACTCCGTTTGTAAAAATAAATGATGGGAAAGCGGATTTTAATGATATTAGATATTTAGCGGCTGATGAAGAGGAAGGTCTATTTATCGCACAGGCTGATACTCCTATTGATAAAGATGGAAATTTCTTGACTGATGAAGTTGTTTGCCGTTATGGAGATGAAATTGTGCATATTGATAAATCAAAAGTTGATATTTTGGACGTGTCACCTAAACAGCTAGTATCTGTTTCAGCGGGATTAATTCCATTCTTGGAACATGATGATGCCAACCGTGCATTGATGGGTTCAAATATGCAACGTCAAGCAGTACCATTATTAAAAACGCAGGCTCCTTATGTAGGAACTGGGCTTGAAAGAAAAGTTGCTGTGGATTCAGGAGCAGTAATTACTTCAAAAGCAGCAGGAACTGTAACTTTTGTGGATGCAAGAAAAATTATTGTAACTGATAAAGAAGGAAAAGAACATTACCATAGATTATTAAACTTTGAAAAATCTAACCAATCAATGTGCTTACACCAAAAACCAATTATTGATTTGGGAGATAAAGTTAAAAAAGGTGATATTATTGCAGATGGACCATCTACTGCGGGTGGAGATTTGGCATTAGGTAAAAATATCTTGCTGGCATTTATGCCTTGGGAAGGATATAACTTTGAGGATGGAATCCTTATTTCTGAAAGACTTAGAAAAGATGACGTATTTACATCAATTCATATTGAAGAATTTGATATTGAAGCAAGAACTACAAAATTAGGAGATGAAGAAATTACAAGAGAAATTCCTAATGTTTCTGAAGAAGCTTTGAGAAATCTTGATGAAAATGGAATTGTAAGAATAGGAGCTCATGTAACTCCTGATGATATCCTTGTTGGAAAAGTAACTCCAAAAGGGGAAACTGAACCACCAGCAGAAGAAAAATTATTACGTGCAATCTTTGGGGAAAAAGCAAAAGATGTAAGAGATACTTCATTAAGACTTCCACACGGAGTAAAAGGAACTGTTGTAGACGTACTTGAATTGTCTAAGGAAAATGGAGATGATTTGAAAGCTGGAGTAAATAAACTAATCAGAATTTATATTGCGGAAAAAAGAAAAATAATGGTTGGGGATAAAATGTCTGGACGTCATGGAAACAAAGGGGTTATTTCAAGAGTATTACCAGTTGAAGATATGCCACATTTAGAAAATGGAACACCGATAGATGTTTGTCTTAACCCACTTGGGGTGCCATCACGTATGAATATCGGACAGGTTTTGGAAGTGCATTTGGGACTTGCAATTGGAGATATTGACAAATATATTGCAACACCAGTATTTGATGGAGCAAGTGAAGAAGATGTTAAAAATTACTTGGAAGAAGCTGGATACAGCAGAACTGGTAAAGTAAAACTGATTGATGGAAGAACTGGACAGCCATTTGACAACCCAGTAACAGTTGGACGTATGTATATGCTAAAACTTCACCACTTGGTAGAGGACAAAATGCATGCCAGAGCAATTGGACCATATTCACTTGTTACTCAGCAGCCACTTGGAGGAAAAGCCCAATTTGGTGGACAAAGACTTGGGGAAATGGAAGTTTGGGCATTGGAAGCCTATGGTGCGTCAAATATCCTTCAAGAAATGCTTACAGTTAAATCAGACGACATTAGCGGAAGAACAAAAACTTATGAAGCTATCGTAAAAGGACAGGCAATGCCAGAAGCAGATGCTCCAGAATCATTTAGAGTATTAATTAAGGAATTCCAGTCACTTGGATTAGATGTCGCTCTTTATGATAAAGATGGGGAACAAATTGAATTAGATAAAAATATAGATGCTTAG